A single Pseudoxanthomonas sp. DNA region contains:
- a CDS encoding H-NS family nucleoid-associated regulatory protein, with the protein MSKPTLDSIATAKAKLEEELRNLERQEVQLRQQQAADAFAEVMNLVGQYNAHFSAKQKAEIVAAVGASNAARVKKSTGNQGVAPKYWLPHTQETWSGRGRPPRSFTAWEGTAAYKEWKAKHPNEKFPKYPGA; encoded by the coding sequence ATGAGTAAGCCCACCCTGGACTCCATCGCCACGGCCAAAGCCAAGCTGGAAGAAGAACTTCGCAACCTGGAACGGCAGGAAGTCCAACTGCGCCAACAACAGGCGGCTGATGCTTTTGCCGAGGTTATGAATCTGGTGGGCCAGTACAACGCGCATTTCAGCGCCAAGCAAAAGGCAGAGATAGTGGCAGCGGTCGGGGCTAGCAACGCCGCTCGGGTCAAAAAGTCCACCGGCAATCAGGGGGTGGCGCCCAAGTACTGGTTGCCACACACGCAGGAGACGTGGAGCGGCCGCGGGCGCCCGCCACGCTCCTTTACCGCCTGGGAGGGCACCGCGGCCTACAAGGAATGGAAGGCCAAGCATCCCAACGAGAAGTTCCCCAAGTATCCGGGCGCCTAG
- a CDS encoding copper resistance system multicopper oxidase: MKYDDSTPGRLGAFRPTRRQFVTGLATGGAALGLGLARAPASAGTPARRGGAALVTGTEFALDIGAMPVDITGRTRPAITVNDSLPAPTLRWREGDTVTVRVRNRLRDMTSIHWHGILLPSNMDGVPGLSFNGIAPGETFQYRFQLKQSGTYWYHSHSLFQEQAGLYGALIVDPREPAPYHYDREHVVLLSDWTDLDPAALYRRTKKMPEHDNYYQRTLVDFVRDARRDGLAETIADRGMWGRMRMTPTDISDINAHTYTYLVNGAAPAGNWTGLFKPGEKVLLRFINGSAMSYFDVRIPGLKMTVVAADGQYIHPVSVDEFRIAVAETFDVLVEPMGQDAFTIFAQDMGRTGYARGTLAVRDGLAAPIPSRDPRPLLTMADMAHDMGGHGAHKGMEGGCGAMMGEGGCGANMGAMDHGAHGATSNAPNHPASEAGNPLVDMQSSASEPKLDDPGIGLRDNGRQVLTYGAMHSLFEDPDGREPGRTVELHLTGHMEKFAWSFDGIPFASAEPLRLKYGERMRMVLVNDTMMQHPIHLHGVWSDLEDADGGFHLRKHTIDMPPGTRRSYRVRADALGRWAFHCHLLYHMEAGMMREVRIEA; this comes from the coding sequence ATGAAATACGACGACTCCACACCCGGACGCCTGGGTGCGTTCCGGCCCACGCGTCGCCAGTTCGTCACCGGTCTCGCTACCGGTGGCGCCGCCCTGGGGTTGGGCCTGGCGCGCGCGCCGGCCTCCGCCGGTACGCCGGCCCGACGCGGCGGCGCGGCCCTGGTGACCGGCACCGAGTTCGCGCTGGATATCGGCGCGATGCCGGTCGACATCACCGGCCGCACGCGACCGGCGATCACCGTCAACGACAGCCTGCCCGCGCCGACGCTGCGCTGGCGCGAAGGCGACACGGTCACCGTCCGCGTCCGCAACCGGCTGCGCGACATGACCTCGATCCACTGGCACGGCATCCTGCTGCCGTCGAACATGGACGGCGTGCCGGGGCTGAGCTTCAACGGGATCGCGCCGGGCGAAACGTTCCAGTATCGGTTCCAACTGAAGCAGTCCGGCACCTACTGGTACCACAGCCACTCGCTGTTCCAGGAACAGGCCGGGCTGTACGGCGCGCTGATCGTCGATCCGCGCGAGCCGGCCCCGTACCACTACGATCGCGAGCACGTCGTGCTGCTGTCCGACTGGACCGACCTGGATCCGGCCGCCCTGTACCGGCGCACGAAGAAGATGCCGGAGCACGACAACTACTACCAGCGCACGCTGGTGGACTTCGTGCGCGACGCGCGCCGCGACGGGCTGGCGGAGACGATCGCCGACCGCGGCATGTGGGGCCGCATGCGGATGACGCCCACCGACATCTCCGACATCAACGCGCACACCTACACCTACCTGGTGAACGGCGCCGCGCCGGCGGGCAACTGGACCGGCCTGTTCAAGCCGGGCGAAAAGGTGCTGCTGCGCTTCATCAACGGCAGCGCGATGAGCTATTTCGACGTGCGCATCCCCGGCCTGAAGATGACCGTGGTGGCCGCCGATGGCCAGTACATCCATCCGGTCAGCGTGGACGAGTTCCGCATCGCGGTGGCGGAGACCTTCGATGTGCTCGTCGAACCGATGGGCCAGGACGCTTTCACGATCTTCGCGCAGGACATGGGCCGCACCGGCTATGCGCGCGGCACGCTGGCCGTCCGCGATGGACTGGCAGCGCCGATCCCGTCGCGCGACCCGCGTCCGCTGCTGACGATGGCCGACATGGCCCACGATATGGGCGGCCATGGCGCGCACAAGGGCATGGAAGGGGGCTGCGGCGCGATGATGGGCGAAGGCGGCTGCGGCGCGAACATGGGCGCCATGGACCACGGTGCGCACGGCGCGACATCGAACGCACCGAACCATCCCGCCAGCGAAGCCGGCAATCCGCTGGTCGACATGCAGTCCTCCGCCAGCGAACCGAAACTCGACGATCCCGGCATCGGCCTGCGCGACAACGGGCGCCAGGTGCTGACGTATGGCGCCATGCACAGCCTGTTCGAGGATCCCGACGGTCGCGAACCGGGCCGCACCGTCGAACTGCACCTGACCGGGCACATGGAGAAGTTCGCCTGGTCGTTCGACGGCATTCCGTTCGCCAGCGCCGAGCCGTTGAGACTGAAGTACGGCGAGCGCATGCGCATGGTGCTGGTCAACGACACGATGATGCAGCACCCGATCCACCTGCACGGCGTATGGAGCGACCTAGAGGACGCCGACGGCGGCTTCCACCTGCGCAAGCACACCATCGACATGCCACCGGGCACGCGACGCAGCTACCGCGTACGCGCCGATGCGCTGGGGCGATGGGCATTCCATTGCCACCTGCTGTACCACATGGAAGCCGGGATGATGCGGGAAGTGAGGATCGAGGCATGA
- a CDS encoding glucokinase: MTSNRPAGVSTDPSRQSPIPHRIIVADVGGTYARLGWIDAGGSNEIHDYRRYACAEHPDLASILRDYAAGTPSHGAVVAIAGVLEGDRLINSNLPWAVSVEQTRAGAGLAWVQLINDFEAVANAVPTLAPDTLSPLTPSTVSGASSPALVIGPGTGLGAAVWIEGQPPRVLPTEVGQASLAAGNALELDIVRRLLKDRPYLHNEHVLSGPGLMNLYRCLCELRDATPVHADAGALVAAAALDPLARETLETFCGWLGSVVGDLAIIFGARVVYLAGGVTAHIPEFLHDGRFLQRYLNKGVMTEQLERVPVWRVEHGQLGLLGAVVHRRETGSR; this comes from the coding sequence ATGACGAGCAACAGGCCCGCGGGCGTTTCCACCGATCCCTCCCGGCAGTCTCCGATCCCTCACCGCATCATCGTCGCCGACGTGGGCGGTACCTATGCGCGGCTGGGCTGGATCGACGCCGGCGGCAGCAACGAGATCCACGATTACCGCCGCTACGCCTGCGCCGAGCATCCCGACCTCGCCTCGATCCTCCGCGACTACGCCGCCGGCACGCCGTCCCATGGCGCGGTCGTGGCCATCGCGGGCGTGCTGGAGGGCGACCGGCTGATCAATTCCAACCTGCCATGGGCGGTGTCGGTGGAACAGACGCGCGCCGGTGCGGGTCTGGCCTGGGTGCAGCTGATCAACGATTTCGAGGCCGTCGCCAATGCCGTGCCCACGCTGGCGCCGGACACCTTGTCGCCGCTGACGCCGTCGACCGTCTCGGGTGCGTCGTCACCGGCGCTGGTGATCGGCCCGGGCACCGGGCTGGGCGCGGCGGTCTGGATCGAGGGCCAGCCGCCACGCGTGCTGCCGACGGAAGTCGGCCAGGCATCGCTGGCCGCCGGCAATGCGCTGGAACTGGACATCGTGCGGCGCCTGCTGAAAGACCGTCCGTATCTGCACAACGAGCACGTGCTGTCCGGCCCGGGCCTGATGAATCTCTACCGGTGCCTATGCGAGCTGCGCGATGCGACGCCGGTGCACGCGGACGCGGGCGCGCTGGTGGCCGCGGCCGCGTTGGATCCGCTGGCACGCGAGACGCTGGAGACGTTCTGCGGCTGGCTGGGCAGTGTCGTCGGTGATCTGGCCATCATCTTCGGTGCGCGGGTCGTGTACCTGGCCGGCGGCGTGACGGCGCATATTCCGGAGTTCCTGCACGACGGCCGGTTCCTGCAGCGCTACCTCAACAAGGGCGTGATGACCGAGCAACTGGAACGGGTGCCGGTGTGGCGGGTGGAACATGGGCAGTTGGGACTGCTGGGGGCGGTTGTTCATCGCAGAGAAACTGGTAGCCGCTAA
- a CDS encoding copper resistance protein B: MKTHSPAPLGLVAAIALTLGFAVPASAQHHDHAHHRATTDAPTQDAHAHHDHAAMSQAEPATASTAPREPIPAITPEDLAAAFPDIDHHAMQHAPAFNHKVTFNRLEAWDADEGTGQAWEGSAWFGTDTDRLWLRSEGERMGGHTESADLEVLYGRSVSPWWEVMAGIRHDFKPGNARTWAAFGVQGMAPYRFEVSATAYVSDDGQVAANVEAEYTLRITNRLILQPLVEVDIAADDDPDYGIGRGVTGIEAGLRLRYEISRRFAPYVGVVHERALGDTADLRRLEGESVRDTRVVAGVRLWF, from the coding sequence ATGAAGACCCACTCCCCTGCCCCGCTCGGTCTGGTCGCCGCGATCGCATTGACACTGGGTTTCGCCGTGCCCGCCTCGGCACAGCATCACGACCATGCGCATCATCGCGCCACGACCGATGCGCCGACGCAGGACGCGCACGCGCATCACGACCACGCCGCGATGTCGCAGGCAGAACCGGCGACTGCATCCACGGCACCGCGCGAGCCGATTCCGGCCATCACGCCCGAGGATCTGGCGGCCGCGTTTCCCGACATCGACCACCACGCCATGCAGCATGCGCCGGCGTTCAACCACAAGGTGACTTTCAATCGGCTGGAAGCCTGGGACGCCGATGAAGGCACCGGCCAGGCCTGGGAAGGCAGTGCGTGGTTCGGCACCGATACCGACCGCCTGTGGCTGCGCAGCGAGGGCGAACGCATGGGCGGGCATACCGAAAGCGCCGACCTGGAGGTGCTGTATGGCCGCAGCGTGTCGCCGTGGTGGGAGGTGATGGCGGGCATCCGGCATGACTTCAAGCCCGGCAACGCGCGCACGTGGGCCGCGTTCGGCGTGCAGGGCATGGCACCGTACCGGTTCGAGGTGTCGGCGACCGCGTATGTCAGCGATGATGGCCAGGTCGCCGCCAACGTCGAAGCCGAGTACACGCTGCGCATCACCAACCGCCTGATCCTGCAGCCGCTGGTGGAAGTGGACATCGCGGCCGACGACGATCCGGACTACGGCATCGGGCGCGGCGTGACGGGCATCGAGGCCGGCCTGCGCCTGCGGTACGAGATCAGCCGCCGCTTCGCCCCGTATGTCGGGGTGGTGCACGAGCGCGCGCTCGGCGACACCGCCGATCTGCGTCGCCTGGAGGGCGAGTCGGTGCGCGATACCCGTGTGGTGGCGGGCGTCAGGCTCTGGTTCTGA
- a CDS encoding CopL family metal-binding regulatory protein — translation MPRFATLLRALLCLALLLNGTAYAHAATRMAMGDMAATAQADDGVPPCHEGVQMDMTVDVEDASPSAHHDDDAGLPECCKAGNCDGFCAQHAPAVTWLAPLDPSRYPAADAPTYHADAHASVRLPHRLRPPILAA, via the coding sequence ATGCCCCGCTTCGCCACCCTGCTCCGTGCCCTGCTCTGCCTTGCACTGCTGCTCAATGGCACGGCGTACGCGCATGCCGCCACGCGCATGGCGATGGGCGACATGGCGGCAACGGCCCAGGCCGACGACGGCGTTCCGCCCTGCCATGAAGGCGTGCAGATGGACATGACGGTGGATGTCGAAGACGCATCCCCGTCCGCCCACCACGACGACGATGCCGGTCTGCCCGAGTGCTGCAAGGCCGGCAACTGCGACGGTTTCTGTGCCCAGCATGCACCGGCGGTGACCTGGCTGGCGCCATTGGACCCATCGCGCTATCCCGCGGCGGACGCCCCGACCTACCACGCCGACGCGCACGCCTCCGTGCGCCTGCCCCACCGTTTGCGACCTCCCATCCTGGCCGCCTGA
- a CDS encoding serine hydrolase domain-containing protein, producing MPRRPIVLLLALSLAAGGCANLSGIATEDGPPSDFDVSRPYDPLADARRLAQPLVERGRTPGVIVGIHTADGRRRYFSDGVMSRSTPAAPQPDTVAAVGSITKGWVGALVELMVENGELDWNSTLREMLPPQTVLSDDAASITLRQLATHTSGLPRQPATLETLRLFTGYLFTGEDFYRRLDAGRALDYLEEWEKPKADQDGSRYSNLGYGLLCHVLELRTGQTIDALLQDRLLAPLGMSNTSFGATSVDEGTRMSGHAGDQPKFIRRGKEVADWTMNPFMQGVGGGYSTTEDLLRYAAAHLPLSGTELDLSATLDPAGPSVAWHADPLKEPGVFYQFGVNSGHSAFVGIDVCRGIAVVVLQNSFNWNDEVGRKLMRRIAMAEDARRAPDPTGCRSRESLDTTGQASRPARQ from the coding sequence ATGCCGCGTCGCCCGATCGTCCTGCTGCTCGCCCTTTCCCTCGCGGCCGGCGGGTGCGCGAATCTTTCGGGGATCGCAACGGAGGACGGCCCACCGTCCGACTTCGATGTCTCGCGGCCTTACGACCCGCTGGCGGATGCACGGAGGCTGGCGCAGCCGCTGGTGGAACGGGGGCGCACGCCCGGGGTGATCGTGGGCATCCACACCGCCGACGGCCGCCGGCGTTATTTCAGCGACGGGGTGATGTCCCGGAGCACCCCGGCGGCGCCACAGCCCGATACCGTCGCCGCCGTCGGGTCGATCACCAAGGGCTGGGTAGGCGCCCTCGTCGAACTGATGGTGGAGAACGGTGAGCTGGACTGGAACAGCACGCTGCGCGAGATGCTGCCGCCGCAGACTGTTCTCAGCGACGACGCGGCTTCGATCACGCTCAGGCAGTTGGCCACGCATACGTCCGGACTGCCGAGGCAACCCGCCACGCTCGAGACCCTGCGCCTGTTCACCGGCTATCTCTTCACCGGCGAGGATTTCTATCGCCGGCTGGATGCCGGACGTGCGCTCGACTACCTGGAGGAGTGGGAAAAGCCCAAGGCGGACCAGGATGGATCGCGCTACTCGAATCTCGGCTACGGCCTGCTCTGCCATGTGCTGGAGCTCAGGACCGGGCAGACCATCGACGCCCTGCTCCAGGACCGGTTGCTCGCACCGCTGGGCATGAGCAACACCTCGTTCGGCGCGACCAGCGTCGACGAAGGGACTCGGATGAGCGGACATGCCGGCGACCAGCCGAAGTTCATCAGGCGCGGCAAGGAGGTGGCGGACTGGACCATGAACCCGTTCATGCAGGGCGTGGGCGGTGGCTACTCCACCACCGAAGACCTGCTCCGCTATGCCGCCGCACACCTGCCGCTGTCCGGTACTGAGTTGGATCTCTCGGCGACGCTCGACCCGGCCGGACCCAGCGTCGCCTGGCACGCCGATCCGTTGAAGGAGCCGGGCGTCTTCTATCAGTTCGGCGTCAATTCCGGGCACAGCGCGTTCGTGGGCATCGACGTCTGCCGCGGGATCGCCGTGGTGGTGTTGCAGAACAGCTTCAATTGGAACGACGAGGTCGGAAGGAAACTGATGCGTCGCATCGCGATGGCGGAGGATGCCCGTCGCGCGCCCGACCCGACCGGTTGCCGGTCGCGCGAATCTCTCGACACGACGGGACAGGCATCGCGCCCTGCCCGGCAGTGA
- a CDS encoding beta-ketoacyl-ACP synthase has product MSRNDRRVVVTGAGTISPLGHDWPSVHLRLRECRNAVRHMDDWAKYEGLNTRLAAPAEAFELPAHYNRKTTRSMGRVALMSVRATELALEQAGLLGDPLLKSGRVGVSYGSSAGSHEAVGDFGRMLNEHTTEGINATTYLKMMSHTAPVNIGVFFGLTGRVYTTSSACTSGSQGVGCAYEAVRSGKQVAMIAGGAEQLDATAAAVFDTLFATSVRNHQPELTPRPFDANRDGLVLGEGACTLVLEDLEHAQARGATILAEIVGYGTNSDGQHVTQPSAGTMAQAMRLALEDAGLSPDAIGYVNAHGTATDHGDIAETAATAAVFGNRMPISSLKSYVGHTLGACGAYESWIALQMMREGWFAPTLNLEERDPRCADLDYITGEGRELQTDYVMNNNFAFGGINTSLIFRRW; this is encoded by the coding sequence ATGAGTCGCAACGATCGACGCGTGGTGGTCACCGGCGCCGGCACCATCAGCCCCCTCGGCCACGACTGGCCCAGCGTGCACCTGCGCCTGCGCGAGTGCCGCAACGCGGTGCGCCACATGGACGACTGGGCCAAGTACGAGGGCCTGAATACCCGGCTGGCCGCGCCGGCCGAGGCGTTCGAGCTGCCGGCGCACTACAACCGCAAGACCACGCGCAGCATGGGGCGCGTGGCGCTTATGTCCGTGCGCGCCACCGAGCTGGCGCTGGAGCAGGCGGGACTGCTGGGCGATCCGCTGCTGAAGAGCGGCCGGGTGGGCGTGTCCTACGGCTCCTCCGCCGGCAGCCATGAAGCGGTCGGCGACTTCGGCCGCATGCTCAACGAGCACACGACCGAGGGCATCAACGCCACCACCTACCTGAAGATGATGAGCCACACCGCGCCGGTGAACATCGGCGTCTTCTTCGGCCTGACCGGGCGTGTGTACACCACCTCCAGCGCCTGCACCTCGGGTAGCCAGGGCGTCGGTTGCGCGTACGAAGCCGTGCGCAGCGGCAAGCAGGTGGCGATGATTGCCGGTGGCGCCGAACAGCTGGACGCCACCGCCGCGGCGGTGTTCGACACTTTGTTCGCCACCAGCGTGCGCAACCACCAGCCCGAGCTGACGCCGCGTCCGTTCGATGCCAACCGCGACGGCCTGGTGCTGGGCGAGGGCGCCTGTACGCTGGTGCTGGAAGACCTGGAACACGCACAGGCGCGCGGCGCCACCATCCTGGCCGAGATCGTCGGCTACGGCACCAACAGCGACGGCCAGCACGTCACCCAGCCCAGCGCCGGCACGATGGCGCAGGCCATGCGGCTGGCGCTGGAAGATGCAGGCCTGTCGCCGGACGCGATCGGCTACGTCAACGCGCACGGCACCGCCACCGACCATGGCGACATCGCCGAGACGGCGGCGACCGCGGCGGTGTTCGGCAACCGCATGCCGATCAGTTCGCTGAAGAGCTATGTCGGCCACACGCTGGGCGCCTGCGGTGCGTACGAATCGTGGATCGCGCTGCAGATGATGCGCGAGGGCTGGTTCGCGCCCACGCTGAACCTGGAAGAACGCGACCCGCGCTGCGCCGACCTCGACTACATCACCGGCGAGGGCCGCGAGCTGCAGACCGATTACGTGATGAACAACAACTTCGCCTTCGGCGGCATCAACACGTCGCTGATCTTCAGGCGCTGGTGA